A DNA window from Choloepus didactylus isolate mChoDid1 chromosome 9, mChoDid1.pri, whole genome shotgun sequence contains the following coding sequences:
- the LOC119544813 gene encoding ubinuclein-1-like isoform X2, which translates to MSEPHRVQFTSLPGSLNPAFLKKSRKEEAGGAEQHQDSEPADAAVRIALTLFEPDHKRCPEFFYPELVKNLRGKVRGLQPGDKKTDLLDPFNDEEKERHKVEALARKFEEKYGGKKRRKDRMQDLIDMGYGYDESDSFIDNSEAYDELVPASLTTKYGGFYINSGTLQFRQASESEDDFIKEKKKKSPKKRKLKEGGEKIKKKKKDDIYDKEKKSKKSKFSKAGFTALNANKEKKKKKYSGALSVKEMLKKFQKEKEAQKKRDEEHKSVMASSAEAHGLRESEGTSDPLLSLFGSTSDNDLLQAATAMDSLTDLDLEQLLSESPEGSPFCDMDDESDSLGVGLDQEFRQPSALPEGLTAPLEKRIKELAQAARAAEGESTQKFFTQGINGLLFDIEVQTRELSSQIRSGVYAYLASFLPCSKDTLVKRARKLHLYEQGGRLKEPLQKLKEAIGRAMPEQMAKYQDECQAHTQAKVAKMLEEEKDKEQRERICSDEEEDEEKGGRQLMGPRKKFQWNDEIRELLCQVVKLKLESYDLERSKAQSLEDYVKAFLDTEVKPLWPKGWMQARTLFKESRRGHRHLTSILTKKKVMVPSKIKVKESSTKPDKKVSIPSGQISGPVALPSEHQGGGLSIGAPSRELSSQAPGSLTSPAPIHLEDSLDEDLIQSSASSLEAVSKELAALNSRTSGGSEFTSPLPSKVPVEKAAGLTCTEEKRNFPKPNPSAPPPSSSLQSPLNFLAEQALALGQSSQEKKTESSGYKELCCQAPVSKSLPEVHQPKAKHHSLPRTPHGPQVAAPAPGPQVKALHAGAQQQKSFTAPAPLASKLQGPKAPTPQCHRSLLQLVKTATKGQGFHPSTSASSGATPVPSSGSHKNLASSSTPLSHAAKQHAASASGPPYRNSPFASSLSKHGASSGNSPSGGVPVQGSASGNLLPGVQPSSAGQPTTRPSPSSAVKKPPVSQKLTLVAPPGGPNGDSGGGTQGVAKLLTSSLKPTLVSSVTSSTSLPKGTSGAVLLTSSSPLNLLSPSYKSSSPKLPGAMNSNSLGIIAPVPFPLHVLSFSADSSAKAGVSKDAIVTGPAPGTFHHGLSHNASQLHGKGPSVPRKL; encoded by the exons ATGTCGGAGCCCCACAGAGTCCAGTTCACCTCTCTCCCAGGTTCTCTGAATCCGGCATTTTTGAAGAAATCCCGGAaggaggaggctgggggagcAGAGCAGCACCAGGACTCGGAGCCGGCGGATGCAGCTGTTCGAATCGCACTCACCCTCTTTGAACCAGATCACAAGCGCTGCCCAGAGTTCTTCTACCCAGAGTTGGTGAAAAATCTACGAGGGAAAGTGAGAGGCCTGCAGCCTGGAGACAAG AAGACAGACCTCTTGGATCCTTTCAatgatgaagaaaaggaaaggcaTAAAGTGGAGGCCCTTGCCcggaaatttgaagaaaaatatggtgGAAAGAAACGTAGAAAAGACCGAATGCAGGACTTGATTGACATGGGGTATGGTTATGATGAATCTGATTCCTTCATCGATAACTCTGAGGCATATGATGAGCTTGTTCCTGCTTCTTTGACTACAAAGTATGGAGGATTTTACATTAACTCAGGAACCCTGCAGTTTAGACAAGCATCAGAATCTGAGGATGACTtcattaaagaaaagaagaaaaagtcccCAAAGAAGCGGAAGTTGAAGGAAGGTGGTGAGaagataaagaagaagaaaaaagatgacaTTTATGACAAGGAGAAGAAATCGAAAAAGTCCAAGTTTTCCAAAGCCGGCTTCACAGCCCTCAATGCCAataaggagaagaagaaaaagaaatattctggGGCTTTAAGCGTTAAAGAGATGTTAAAGAAAtttcagaaggagaaagaggctcAGAAAAAGAGGGATGAGGAGCATAAGTCTGTGATGGCCTCGTCCGCGGAAGCACATGGCCTGCGGGAATCGGAAGGCACCTCCGACCCCTTGCTTTCCCTCTTTGGCTCCACTTCTGACAATGACTTGCTTCAGGCGGCCACTGCCATGGACTCGCTGACTGATTTGGACCTGGAGCAGCTGCTCAGTGAGTCTCCAGAAGGAAGCCCCTTCTGTGACATGGACGATGAAAGCGACTCCCTCGGGGTGGGATTGGACCAGGAGTTCAGGCAGCCGTCTGCCCTCCCCGAAGGCCTGACAGCACCCCTGGAGAAGCGCATTAAGGAACTGGCTCAGGCCGCCCGTGCTGCCGAGGGAGAGAGCACACAGAAGTTCTTCACCCAGGGTATCAACGGCCTCCTGTTCGACATAGAGGTGCAGACTCGGGAGCTGAGCAGCCAAATCCGCTCTGGAGTATATGCCTATCTCGCTTCGTTCCTACCTTGCAGCAAGGACACTCTGGTCAAACGGGCTCGGAAACTTCATCTCTACGAGCAGGGCGGGCGTCTGAAGGAACCtctccagaagctgaaagaagccATTGGCAGGGCGATGCCAGAGCAGATGGCCAAGTACCAGGACGAATGCCAGGCACACACACAAGCAAAGGTTGCTAAGATGCTggaagaggagaaagacaaggagcAGAGAGAACGGATTTGTTCTGACgaggaagaagatgaagaaaaggggggcaggcaGCTCATGGGACCCCGGAAGAAATTCCAATGGAATGATGAGATCAGGGAGCTGCTCTGCCAAGTGGTGAAATTAAAACTGGAGAGCTATGATCTGGAGAGGAGCAAGGCACAGTCTTTGGAGGACTACGTGAAGGCGTTTCTAGACACCGAAGTCAAACCTTTGTGGCCCAAAGGCTGGATGCAGGCCAGGACTCTGTTCAAGGAGAGCAGACGAGGCCACAGGCACCTGACATCAATCCTGACCAAGAAGAAAGTAATGGTCCCTTCAAAGATCAAAGTGAAGGAATCATCCACTAAGCCTGATAAAAAGGTTTCCATCCCATCGGGCCAGATCAGTGGCCCTGTGGCTTTGCCTTCAGAACATCAGGGAGGAGGCCTGAGCATCGGGGCCCCAAGCAGGGAGCTCTCATCGCAGGCCCCTGGCAGCCTCACCAGTCCTGCTCCCATCCACCTGGAGGACTCGCTGGACGAAGACTTAATCCAGAGTTCAGCCTCCTCGTTGGAAGCCGTGTCCAAGGAGCTGGCTGCGTTGAACAGCAGAACAAGTGGGGGCTCTGAGTTCACATCGCCTCTGCCCTCAAAAGTACCTGTAGAAAAAGCCGCAGGTCTTACATGtacagaagaaaaaaggaacttTCCAAAGCCCAACCCTTCTGCTCCACCACCCTCTAGCTCCTTGCAGTCACCCCTCAATTTTCTGGCTGAACAGGCTCTGGCACTGGGGCAGTCCTCTcaggagaaaaaaacagagagttCTGGCTACAAAGAGCTGTGCTGTCAGGCTCCCGTCAGTAAGAGCCTGCCGGAGGTGCACCAGCCCAAGGCAAAGCACCACAGCTTGCCACGGACGCCTCACGGACCCCAGGTGGCAGCtccagcccctggcccccaagttaAAGCCCTTCACGCAGGCGCTCAACAGCAGAAGAGCTTCACTGCCCCAGCCCCGCTTGCCAGTAAGCTCCAAGGCCCCAAGGCTCCCACTCCGCAGTGTCATCGTTCTCTCCTCCAGCTGGTAAAGACGGCCACCAAAGGCCAGGGCTTCCATCCCTCCACGTCAGCCTCTTCGGGGGCCACGCCAGTCCCCAGCAGCGGCTCCCATAAGAACCTAGCCTCCTCCTCCACTCCCCTGAGCCATGCAGCAAAACAGCATGCGGCCAGCGCTTCAGGACCACCCTACAGGAACAGTCCCTTTGCCAGCTCACTCTCCAAACACGGGGCTTCTTCGGGCAACTCTCCCTCCGGAGGGGTGCCAGTCCAGGGCTCCGCTTCCGGGAACCTGCTCCCAGGTGTGCAGCCTTCCTCTGCAGGACAGCCCACCACCCGGCCCAGCCCAAGCTCAGCAGTGAAAAAGCCACCTGTTTCCCAGAAGCTGACGCTGGTGGCACCTCCGGGAGGTCCAAATGGAGATTCTGGTGGGGGGACCCAAGGAGTGGCAAAGTTGCTGACCTCCTCACTGAAGCCCACCTTGGTGAGCAGCGTGACGTCATCTACCTCCTTGCCAAAAGGAACCAGTGGGGCTGTGCTGCTGACCAGCTCCTCTCCCTTAAACCTGCTGTCTCCTTCCTATAAGTCCAGCAGCCCAAAGCTGCCTGGGGCCATGAACTCGAACTCTCTGGGCATTATAGCCCCTGTCCCATTTCCTCTCCATGTGCTCTCCTTCAGTGCTGACTCCTCTGCCAAAGCAGGGGTCTCCAAGGACGCCATCGTCACAGGGCCTGCCCCTGGGACTTTCCACCATGGCCTCAGCCACA ATGCTTCTCAGCTTCATGGGAAAGGGCCCAGTGTACCACGGAAATTGTGA
- the LOC119544813 gene encoding ubinuclein-1-like isoform X1 — MSEPHRVQFTSLPGSLNPAFLKKSRKEEAGGAEQHQDSEPADAAVRIALTLFEPDHKRCPEFFYPELVKNLRGKVRGLQPGDKKTDLLDPFNDEEKERHKVEALARKFEEKYGGKKRRKDRMQDLIDMGYGYDESDSFIDNSEAYDELVPASLTTKYGGFYINSGTLQFRQASESEDDFIKEKKKKSPKKRKLKEGGEKIKKKKKDDIYDKEKKSKKSKFSKAGFTALNANKEKKKKKYSGALSVKEMLKKFQKEKEAQKKRDEEHKSVMASSAEAHGLRESEGTSDPLLSLFGSTSDNDLLQAATAMDSLTDLDLEQLLSESPEGSPFCDMDDESDSLGVGLDQEFRQPSALPEGLTAPLEKRIKELAQAARAAEGESTQKFFTQGINGLLFDIEVQTRELSSQIRSGVYAYLASFLPCSKDTLVKRARKLHLYEQGGRLKEPLQKLKEAIGRAMPEQMAKYQDECQAHTQAKVAKMLEEEKDKEQRERICSDEEEDEEKGGRQLMGPRKKFQWNDEIRELLCQVVKLKLESYDLERSKAQSLEDYVKAFLDTEVKPLWPKGWMQARTLFKESRRGHRHLTSILTKKKVMVPSKIKVKESSTKPDKKVSIPSGQISGPVALPSEHQGGGLSIGAPSRELSSQAPGSLTSPAPIHLEDSLDEDLIQSSASSLEAVSKELAALNSRTSGGSEFTSPLPSKVPVEKAAGLTCTEEKRNFPKPNPSAPPPSSSLQSPLNFLAEQALALGQSSQEKKTESSGYKELCCQAPVSKSLPEVHQPKAKHHSLPRTPHGPQVAAPAPGPQVKALHAGAQQQKSFTAPAPLASKLQGPKAPTPQCHRSLLQLVKTATKGQGFHPSTSASSGATPVPSSGSHKNLASSSTPLSHAAKQHAASASGPPYRNSPFASSLSKHGASSGNSPSGGVPVQGSASGNLLPGVQPSSAGQPTTRPSPSSAVKKPPVSQKLTLVAPPGGPNGDSGGGTQGVAKLLTSSLKPTLVSSVTSSTSLPKGTSGAVLLTSSSPLNLLSPSYKSSSPKLPGAMNSNSLGIIAPVPFPLHVLSFSADSSAKAGVSKDAIVTGPAPGTFHHGLSHSLLAGLHPSPHHAAPLPHSALSTHIPQSLPDASQLHGKGPSVPRKL, encoded by the exons ATGTCGGAGCCCCACAGAGTCCAGTTCACCTCTCTCCCAGGTTCTCTGAATCCGGCATTTTTGAAGAAATCCCGGAaggaggaggctgggggagcAGAGCAGCACCAGGACTCGGAGCCGGCGGATGCAGCTGTTCGAATCGCACTCACCCTCTTTGAACCAGATCACAAGCGCTGCCCAGAGTTCTTCTACCCAGAGTTGGTGAAAAATCTACGAGGGAAAGTGAGAGGCCTGCAGCCTGGAGACAAG AAGACAGACCTCTTGGATCCTTTCAatgatgaagaaaaggaaaggcaTAAAGTGGAGGCCCTTGCCcggaaatttgaagaaaaatatggtgGAAAGAAACGTAGAAAAGACCGAATGCAGGACTTGATTGACATGGGGTATGGTTATGATGAATCTGATTCCTTCATCGATAACTCTGAGGCATATGATGAGCTTGTTCCTGCTTCTTTGACTACAAAGTATGGAGGATTTTACATTAACTCAGGAACCCTGCAGTTTAGACAAGCATCAGAATCTGAGGATGACTtcattaaagaaaagaagaaaaagtcccCAAAGAAGCGGAAGTTGAAGGAAGGTGGTGAGaagataaagaagaagaaaaaagatgacaTTTATGACAAGGAGAAGAAATCGAAAAAGTCCAAGTTTTCCAAAGCCGGCTTCACAGCCCTCAATGCCAataaggagaagaagaaaaagaaatattctggGGCTTTAAGCGTTAAAGAGATGTTAAAGAAAtttcagaaggagaaagaggctcAGAAAAAGAGGGATGAGGAGCATAAGTCTGTGATGGCCTCGTCCGCGGAAGCACATGGCCTGCGGGAATCGGAAGGCACCTCCGACCCCTTGCTTTCCCTCTTTGGCTCCACTTCTGACAATGACTTGCTTCAGGCGGCCACTGCCATGGACTCGCTGACTGATTTGGACCTGGAGCAGCTGCTCAGTGAGTCTCCAGAAGGAAGCCCCTTCTGTGACATGGACGATGAAAGCGACTCCCTCGGGGTGGGATTGGACCAGGAGTTCAGGCAGCCGTCTGCCCTCCCCGAAGGCCTGACAGCACCCCTGGAGAAGCGCATTAAGGAACTGGCTCAGGCCGCCCGTGCTGCCGAGGGAGAGAGCACACAGAAGTTCTTCACCCAGGGTATCAACGGCCTCCTGTTCGACATAGAGGTGCAGACTCGGGAGCTGAGCAGCCAAATCCGCTCTGGAGTATATGCCTATCTCGCTTCGTTCCTACCTTGCAGCAAGGACACTCTGGTCAAACGGGCTCGGAAACTTCATCTCTACGAGCAGGGCGGGCGTCTGAAGGAACCtctccagaagctgaaagaagccATTGGCAGGGCGATGCCAGAGCAGATGGCCAAGTACCAGGACGAATGCCAGGCACACACACAAGCAAAGGTTGCTAAGATGCTggaagaggagaaagacaaggagcAGAGAGAACGGATTTGTTCTGACgaggaagaagatgaagaaaaggggggcaggcaGCTCATGGGACCCCGGAAGAAATTCCAATGGAATGATGAGATCAGGGAGCTGCTCTGCCAAGTGGTGAAATTAAAACTGGAGAGCTATGATCTGGAGAGGAGCAAGGCACAGTCTTTGGAGGACTACGTGAAGGCGTTTCTAGACACCGAAGTCAAACCTTTGTGGCCCAAAGGCTGGATGCAGGCCAGGACTCTGTTCAAGGAGAGCAGACGAGGCCACAGGCACCTGACATCAATCCTGACCAAGAAGAAAGTAATGGTCCCTTCAAAGATCAAAGTGAAGGAATCATCCACTAAGCCTGATAAAAAGGTTTCCATCCCATCGGGCCAGATCAGTGGCCCTGTGGCTTTGCCTTCAGAACATCAGGGAGGAGGCCTGAGCATCGGGGCCCCAAGCAGGGAGCTCTCATCGCAGGCCCCTGGCAGCCTCACCAGTCCTGCTCCCATCCACCTGGAGGACTCGCTGGACGAAGACTTAATCCAGAGTTCAGCCTCCTCGTTGGAAGCCGTGTCCAAGGAGCTGGCTGCGTTGAACAGCAGAACAAGTGGGGGCTCTGAGTTCACATCGCCTCTGCCCTCAAAAGTACCTGTAGAAAAAGCCGCAGGTCTTACATGtacagaagaaaaaaggaacttTCCAAAGCCCAACCCTTCTGCTCCACCACCCTCTAGCTCCTTGCAGTCACCCCTCAATTTTCTGGCTGAACAGGCTCTGGCACTGGGGCAGTCCTCTcaggagaaaaaaacagagagttCTGGCTACAAAGAGCTGTGCTGTCAGGCTCCCGTCAGTAAGAGCCTGCCGGAGGTGCACCAGCCCAAGGCAAAGCACCACAGCTTGCCACGGACGCCTCACGGACCCCAGGTGGCAGCtccagcccctggcccccaagttaAAGCCCTTCACGCAGGCGCTCAACAGCAGAAGAGCTTCACTGCCCCAGCCCCGCTTGCCAGTAAGCTCCAAGGCCCCAAGGCTCCCACTCCGCAGTGTCATCGTTCTCTCCTCCAGCTGGTAAAGACGGCCACCAAAGGCCAGGGCTTCCATCCCTCCACGTCAGCCTCTTCGGGGGCCACGCCAGTCCCCAGCAGCGGCTCCCATAAGAACCTAGCCTCCTCCTCCACTCCCCTGAGCCATGCAGCAAAACAGCATGCGGCCAGCGCTTCAGGACCACCCTACAGGAACAGTCCCTTTGCCAGCTCACTCTCCAAACACGGGGCTTCTTCGGGCAACTCTCCCTCCGGAGGGGTGCCAGTCCAGGGCTCCGCTTCCGGGAACCTGCTCCCAGGTGTGCAGCCTTCCTCTGCAGGACAGCCCACCACCCGGCCCAGCCCAAGCTCAGCAGTGAAAAAGCCACCTGTTTCCCAGAAGCTGACGCTGGTGGCACCTCCGGGAGGTCCAAATGGAGATTCTGGTGGGGGGACCCAAGGAGTGGCAAAGTTGCTGACCTCCTCACTGAAGCCCACCTTGGTGAGCAGCGTGACGTCATCTACCTCCTTGCCAAAAGGAACCAGTGGGGCTGTGCTGCTGACCAGCTCCTCTCCCTTAAACCTGCTGTCTCCTTCCTATAAGTCCAGCAGCCCAAAGCTGCCTGGGGCCATGAACTCGAACTCTCTGGGCATTATAGCCCCTGTCCCATTTCCTCTCCATGTGCTCTCCTTCAGTGCTGACTCCTCTGCCAAAGCAGGGGTCTCCAAGGACGCCATCGTCACAGGGCCTGCCCCTGGGACTTTCCACCATGGCCTCAGCCACAGTCTTCTGGCTGGCTTGCACCCCAGCCCGCACCACGCAGCGCCTCTCCCACACTCTGCCTTGTCCACCCATATCCCGCAGAGTCTGCCAGATGCTTCTCAGCTTCATGGGAAAGGGCCCAGTGTACCACGGAAATTGTGA
- the LOC119544816 gene encoding zinc finger and SCAN domain-containing protein 16-like, translating to MATALEPEEQNGLLMIKVEDHYSVSQKYSPHRRDLFRQRFRKLCYQDAPGPREALTQLWELCRQWLRPEYYTKEQILDLLVLEQFLSILPRDLQAWVQAHHPETGEEAVTVLEDLERELDEPRKQVPANSERQDILLDKLVPLEKPHESLTDQLHPKKTQLEQESRESQRNGDKTKTKKEELNQKEDMPKDMEFLEEINIRFNKEVPQHPESRVAIESEGRLEWQQRERRRYKCDECGKSFSQSSDLSKHRRIHTGEKPYKCDECGKAFNQRSHLIGHHRVHTGMKPYKCKECGKDFSGRTGLIQHQRIHTEFTD from the exons ATGGCCACAGCCCTGGAacctgaggaacagaatggaCTTCTGATGATAAAGGTAGAGGACCATTACTCCGTTTCACAAAAGTACAGTCCTCACAGGAGAGACCTCTTCAGGCAGCGCTTCAGGAAGCTCTGCTATCAGGATGCACCTGGACCCCGTGAAGCTCTTACCCAGCTCTGGGAGCTTTGCCGCCAATGGCTGAGGCCAGAGTATTATACCAAGGAGCAAATTTTAGACCTGCTGGTGCTAGAACAGTTCCTGAGCATTCTTCCCAGGGACCTGCAAGCATGGGTGCAAGCACACCATCCAGAGACTGGAGAGGAGGCGGTGACTGTGCTGGAGGATCTGGAGAGAGAGCTTGATGAACCCCGAAAGCAGGTCCCAGCCAATTCAGAAAGACAGGATATACTGTTGGACAAGTTGGTCCCCTTGGAAAAGCCACATGAGTCACTGACTGACCAGCTCCATCCCAAGAAGACCCAGCTGGAGCAGGAATCTAGGGAGTCCCAAAGGAATGGTGATAAAACCAAGACTAAGAAAGAAGAGTTGAACCAGAAGGAGGATATGCCCAAAGACATGGAATTCCTTGAGGAGATAAACATTAGATTTAACAAAGAGGTTCCTCAGCATCCTGAATCCAGAGTTGCTATTGAAAGTGAGGGCAGGTTAGAGTggcaacagagagaaagaagacgGTATAAATGTGATGAATGTGGAAAAAGTTTCAGTCAAAGCTCAGACCTTAGTAAACACaggagaattcacactggagagaagccctataAATGTGATGAATGCGGAAAAGCCTTCAATCAACGCTCACATCTTATTGGACATCACAGAGTACACACTGGAATGAAACCCTataaatgtaaagaatgtgggaaagatttcagtGGACGCACAGGTCTTATTCAGCATCAGAGAATCCACACag AATTCACAGATTGA